From a region of the Nitrospirota bacterium genome:
- the amrB gene encoding AmmeMemoRadiSam system protein B, giving the protein MTQAIQDAPKDPAKFPLLRNLQYSPIKEKEEQYVVLWDPTGLSQEKLVLPVHYFFIIQHLDGEHSLEQIGAAYLKRFGEFFMPDRLQRLIADLDEKLFLEGERVEAAKRAAQADYRNAPVRQARFSGKSYEADGAKLKVQLDGFFTSKEGPDFKPSENKGKKIKGLVAPHYELRQAGPIYAWAYKELQEAEAPSLFVVLGTSTAGLTHPFAVTDKDFETPLGVVPVDRDLVARFKKLGGEPFFDEDLSHRNEHTIEFQLPFLQHAMTDKPPFTILPVLCSFPPTCMVDPEMKDLAGQVETFIGILKQALAESGRDYCLIGSAELAHLGMRYGDPSPPTDFSFHRCMQTDLEMLKPVEELNPASFASFIQKEGDQRRISGFATIYTLLRLIQAEKGTVLRYDRGITDQYNSTVTYASMAFF; this is encoded by the coding sequence ATGACCCAGGCCATACAAGACGCCCCCAAAGACCCAGCCAAGTTCCCGCTCTTGCGGAACCTCCAATATTCGCCGATCAAGGAGAAGGAAGAGCAGTATGTGGTCCTCTGGGACCCGACCGGGCTCAGCCAGGAGAAGCTGGTCCTGCCGGTCCATTACTTTTTCATCATCCAGCACCTCGACGGCGAACATTCCCTCGAACAGATCGGGGCCGCCTACCTCAAGCGCTTCGGCGAATTCTTCATGCCGGACCGGCTGCAGCGGCTCATAGCGGACCTGGACGAGAAACTCTTCCTGGAAGGGGAGCGGGTCGAGGCGGCCAAGCGTGCCGCCCAGGCAGACTATCGCAATGCCCCAGTCAGGCAGGCCAGGTTTTCAGGCAAGAGTTACGAGGCTGACGGAGCAAAACTCAAAGTACAGCTTGATGGATTCTTTACGTCCAAAGAAGGGCCGGACTTCAAGCCGTCCGAGAACAAGGGCAAGAAGATCAAGGGCCTGGTGGCTCCCCATTATGAGCTGCGCCAGGCGGGACCGATCTATGCCTGGGCCTACAAGGAACTGCAGGAGGCGGAGGCGCCCAGCCTGTTCGTTGTCCTGGGGACCAGCACGGCGGGCCTGACTCACCCCTTTGCCGTCACCGACAAGGATTTCGAGACTCCGCTCGGGGTCGTGCCGGTGGATCGGGACTTGGTCGCGAGATTCAAAAAGCTGGGAGGGGAACCCTTCTTCGACGAAGACCTCAGCCACCGCAACGAGCACACCATCGAATTCCAACTGCCGTTCCTGCAACATGCCATGACCGACAAACCTCCGTTTACGATCCTGCCGGTACTCTGCTCCTTCCCCCCCACCTGCATGGTGGATCCCGAGATGAAGGACCTGGCCGGACAGGTCGAGACCTTCATCGGCATCCTCAAGCAGGCCCTGGCTGAGTCGGGGAGGGACTACTGCCTGATCGGCAGCGCCGAACTGGCCCACCTCGGCATGAGGTACGGAGACCCATCGCCACCGACGGACTTCTCCTTCCACCGCTGCATGCAGACGGATTTGGAGATGCTCAAGCCGGTGGAGGAATTGAACCCTGCGTCCTTCGCTTCGTTCATCCAGAAGGAAGGGGACCAACGCCGCATCTCCGGCTTCGCCACGATCTATACCCTCTTGCGGCTGATCCAAGCGGAAAAGGGAACAGTGCTGCGCTACGACCGGGGCATCACGGATCAGTACAATTCGACGGTGACATACGCCTCCATGGCCTTCTTCTAA
- a CDS encoding DNA methyltransferase: MSDVLEREQLRQRADYTYKFNAKTGRHGWLRLTPAYSLKIVEELVVGCERARMVFDPFCGTGTTALSAAYHGHKGVTTDINPFLVWLAQAKTAYYLPKVIIAARNACASALDLVKRNAVEPAPAPPIHNIERWWPPKALEFLRMLRAAIPAVTKDRSAERTLLLVAFCRSLIDLSHAAFNHQSMSFKDGGQLDIDFDIDMARIFVEDVQFVLHGASENPPGVGNVVLGDSRNPSTVVQGPFDLVVTSPPYANRMSYIRELRPYMYWLGFLTNGRDAGELDWTAIGGTWGIATSRLIDWERPNSHFKSNRLRDVLKKIARADNKNGVILANYVAKYFDDMWAHFQGLAPVLAPCAEVHYIVGNSTFYGSLVSTELLYADMLTALGFENVECRTIRKRNSKKELIEFDVSGKWKNG, translated from the coding sequence ATGAGTGACGTTCTCGAACGCGAACAACTCCGCCAACGGGCGGACTATACCTATAAGTTCAACGCAAAGACCGGGCGGCATGGCTGGTTACGCCTAACACCCGCGTACTCTTTGAAGATCGTTGAAGAATTGGTTGTAGGATGCGAACGGGCCCGGATGGTTTTCGATCCGTTTTGCGGTACCGGAACAACGGCCCTGAGCGCTGCATATCATGGCCATAAAGGGGTAACAACTGATATCAATCCTTTTCTGGTGTGGCTTGCTCAAGCGAAGACGGCGTACTACTTACCCAAAGTCATTATTGCCGCACGCAATGCATGTGCTTCCGCTCTCGACTTGGTGAAACGCAACGCGGTGGAGCCAGCGCCAGCGCCACCCATACACAACATCGAGCGATGGTGGCCTCCAAAAGCGCTTGAGTTCTTGCGTATGCTTCGTGCGGCCATACCAGCCGTAACGAAGGATCGTTCCGCAGAACGGACATTGCTTCTGGTTGCCTTCTGCCGCTCATTGATTGACCTCTCACACGCCGCCTTCAACCATCAGTCGATGTCTTTCAAGGATGGCGGACAGCTTGATATCGATTTTGATATCGATATGGCCCGCATCTTTGTTGAGGACGTGCAATTTGTTCTCCACGGCGCCAGTGAAAATCCTCCAGGCGTCGGAAATGTTGTGCTTGGGGATTCACGAAACCCATCTACTGTAGTGCAAGGACCGTTTGACTTGGTCGTCACCTCACCGCCTTACGCAAACCGGATGTCCTACATTCGTGAGCTTCGGCCCTATATGTACTGGCTTGGATTCCTAACCAACGGTCGTGACGCTGGCGAGTTAGATTGGACGGCTATCGGGGGAACGTGGGGCATTGCCACTAGCCGATTGATTGACTGGGAGCGTCCGAACTCGCACTTCAAAAGCAACCGACTCCGTGATGTGCTCAAAAAGATCGCGCGAGCCGATAACAAGAATGGAGTTATCCTCGCAAATTATGTGGCAAAGTATTTCGACGACATGTGGGCGCACTTTCAAGGCTTGGCTCCTGTGCTTGCGCCATGCGCAGAAGTGCATTACATCGTAGGGAACTCGACGTTCTATGGCTCGCTTGTCTCGACCGAACTTCTGTATGCCGATATGTTGACGGCTCTTGGTTTTGAGAATGTCGAATGCAGGACGATTCGCAAACGCAATTCAAAGAAAGAGCTTATTGAGTTCGATGTCTCAGGAAAGTGGAAGAACGGCTAA